The genomic interval GCGTGCGAGTCACCGACTCGGACCCTTGCGCCGACAAACGGACATCCGCCTCTACCCTAGACGTCGCATTGGGCCTTGATCATGCCCCAGTCGGATTTCGCGTGCGATCCGCAAGCGGCCGCTGGGATGACGACAATGCCGTATCGGCGCCGCCGGCCACCGCCCATTTTCTTGCAGGTTGCGGGCTTGGGTAGCGGGCTTTGACCGCCGGAGTGCGACGTCAGCTTTGCGCCAGAAGCTGCCCTCGCCGCAAGTCGCGGTTTCATGCTCAACAGCCGTCGTCCGCTCAGGTCGCGCGACAAACCTTGGCTGCACTTCTAACGCCGTTCGGCTTCGGACTCTTGCTCCATCTGCAAGATGCGCGCTCGTAGCGCGTCGAAGGTTTCTTCGGCGGCCTCGCTAAACAGCGGATCCTCATGATTCGTTGAGGCCGAAGCGATCTCAGTCCAATCTGAAGGCTTTAGAACCTTGAGGGCGGCGGGAAAGAAATCGCGGTCTTCGATCATGATGTGACGCCGCTCGCTCTCTATGAAATCGCGAACGATGTTGTCCACATTTTGCCGAAGAACCTCTCGATCCGCCAGAACACTGTCGATCGCCTGGGCGACGCGTCGCAAACGCTGGGTTCCTTTTTGGTGCTCAAGCGTCAGATCGCCGACCTTTGCCGCCGCAGCTGGATCTCGAAGCTTTAGCTTGGCAAAGACCAATTCTTCTTGGGGATGATGATACATCTCCGGATAGAGCTCGAAGTAGCTGATAATCGCGCGAATGACCTCATAGTCGGGGTGGTCCCCGCGATCGAAAATCTCAAGCTCGCGCTCAAGCACGGCGAGCAGCGTCTCTATATTGCGGTGTTCTCGGGATAGACGCTCAATGATCATTGCGACCTCCAATGAACCATTGAATAATGGAAGCTATCCTGAAAGCGATCCCAGTTTCTTGCGCTAGATCAAACACGGAGGACCGGCCGTCGCGTCGTCGGAGCCGACATACTTGCCTCTTCGAAGGCCGAGCTGGCCGCGGACCGCGGCAAGAACGAATGTGCCCGGTGGGCACACGGGGTCTCGACCTCTACTCGCGCTCGTTTATCGCGAAGCACCTGACCTGAACAACCCGCTTGCGCACCTCTCCCATCAGCGGATTTCTTTGCTCATGGGGCATTCTGCGGCCGGCTCTGGCTGTCCTCGATAGCACTAAATCATCCCAGTAAGTCTGCTGTGCCAACGAGGAAAATCAATGCGTCAGCCCAGCTTTCCTTCTCGTCACCAGAACCGCTTGGATGACCATTACAGATTCTTCGCGAACTTGGCCCCGACGAAAGTCCGCTTTGCGTCAAGAGCCGCCCTTCCCGGCAAGTCGCATTCTGCCGAAGCGGCCCTACACGCGTCGCAGTGTGTGCGGGGTACGTAGGCGAAAGCCGGGATCAGAGGATCAATATCACTCATGCCGAATTTAATGAGACAGGCTACATGTTTCGGAGGAGGTTCGAAATGTACACGCGCGTTTTAGGACTCACAATAACTGCTCTTATCGTGACGTACGGCGTGGTCGGTGCGATTGCACAGGACCGAATGACACCCCAGCTAGATCAGCAGCAAATGCAGTCCCATCCCGCGGGCCAAGCGGGCGCGAGCCCAATGGGACAAGGCGGCGGCATGATGGGGCACGGAATGATGGAGGGACGTGTGATGGGGCGCGGCATGATGGGCGGGAGCGCGATGGGACCACCTTTTATGATGCGTATGATGTTTGCGCTGATGGACGCCGATGGCGATGGGACCATCTCACTCCAGGAGTTCCAGGCAGCCCACGAACGGATTTTCAAGGCAATGGATAGCAACAAGGATGGCAAGCTGACACTGGAGGAGATGCAGGCGTTCATGCACGGGACAAGGTGATTGACTCCGCGCGGATGGCGCGTCGTCGCATACGTCGTCCGCGCGAAGAAATGAGCCTTCCTTTAGGAACGTGATCTGGATAATCGATAGCACATTCCCATCGTCGTACGCTTGTACCTTCGTGTCCTCTTTGCAGGTCCAGACAAAATTCTTCTTGCCATAAAGGTCTTTCCCTCCTGCTCAAGCCGAAGCTCCCCTTCGGTGATATGGCAAATCATGGCATTCATCATCGGGCGTCCATAGTCTTCGACGCGGCTGCATAATCATATCGCGCATACAATCTGGGATCAGGGATGGTGTCTCGCTTTCATAGTCACGCACCACGACACCTGCCCAAGGCATCGTACGCTTGTGGCCTTGGTTTGAGCGGCGGTGGCTTGATCATGGCCGCCGAAGCCGACCTCGCTCATCGCTTCTCTCCCGACATTACCGAACGAGGAGCCGCGCCAAAGCAGCGCGTAAAGTGGTGAACGGTGGTGCGAAACCGAAAAAAGAACGGTCTCTAAGAGAGCGTGCCTGCCGATAGCACCAGTAACTGCTCGTTTGCCCCGGACCGTGATTTCGGCACGTCCCGCTTCAAGGACGTATCCGACAGATGGTCTCGCACAAAGATGCAGTCCCCAGGCGGTGTAGCTCCTCGGGAATGTTCGAGGTTGGGCGACGTGCAGTCCCTTCGAACGGCCGCTTTGCGCCAGAAGCAGCCGCTTCGAAGGTCTGAGGGACCTCTACTCAAGGTACGCCTCGCTGCGCAATCCTGCTTCCGTCGGCAATTCGGTCACTTGGATGGACGACGACGCGATCTCCTGCAGTCAGTCCAGAGGCCACTTCGGCGGACCGGTTATTACGGTGCCCAATCTGAACTGGCTTGGCCCGGGCGCGGCCGTTCTCATCGGCGAAAACGGCCCATTGGTTACCTTTCCGAAACAATGTGCTCACCGGTACGCTCAGGGCATCCTGAGCGCTCCAAATGGTCACATGGACAACGACGCGATAGTCGTGGCCAAGCGAGGCCCAAGTCTCCGGCGGGTCCACAAAGTCGATGGTCACCCGGACGCGCTGCTCCTCGATTCCAAGAGCCGAAACCTTCAGGAAACCGGCCGGGTCCACGCGGACAACCTTGCCCCTGACGGGCTGCCCGCCCCAGCCGTCGATCCGGACGGGCGCGCCCACCTTGATCTGGACGGCATCGGTCGAGAGCAGGTCAGCCACGACCTCCAGATCGAGAGGGTTGCCGATGTCGACCAGCGGTGTTCCAGGCAAAACCGTCGCCTCGCTGTCCTGGATGATCTTCAACACTCGCCCGCTCGCCGGCGCGAGCACCCGGACACAGCAGGTCGGCTCTGCCGA from Bradyrhizobium arachidis carries:
- a CDS encoding hemerythrin domain-containing protein, with the translated sequence MIIERLSREHRNIETLLAVLERELEIFDRGDHPDYEVIRAIISYFELYPEMYHHPQEELVFAKLKLRDPAAAAKVGDLTLEHQKGTQRLRRVAQAIDSVLADREVLRQNVDNIVRDFIESERRHIMIEDRDFFPAALKVLKPSDWTEIASASTNHEDPLFSEAAEETFDALRARILQMEQESEAERR
- a CDS encoding efflux RND transporter periplasmic adaptor subunit translates to MIALMQPTLPGFIDVRSRDQLEAEVLAADAAIKQQEAEVQRIEATLDFARTEFQRAQALSRTQTISAQAFDKAKFEVATNEAALASAKAQVDMRRAVRTSLAARLMDPANAAPSAEPTCCVRVLAPASGRVLKIIQDSEATVLPGTPLVDIGNPLDLEVVADLLSTDAVQIKVGAPVRIDGWGGQPVRGKVVRVDPAGFLKVSALGIEEQRVRVTIDFVDPPETWASLGHDYRVVVHVTIWSAQDALSVPVSTLFRKGNQWAVFADENGRARAKPVQIGHRNNRSAEVASGLTAGDRVVVHPSDRIADGSRIAQRGVP
- a CDS encoding EF-hand domain-containing protein; its protein translation is MYTRVLGLTITALIVTYGVVGAIAQDRMTPQLDQQQMQSHPAGQAGASPMGQGGGMMGHGMMEGRVMGRGMMGGSAMGPPFMMRMMFALMDADGDGTISLQEFQAAHERIFKAMDSNKDGKLTLEEMQAFMHGTR